Proteins encoded in a region of the Tripterygium wilfordii isolate XIE 37 chromosome 21, ASM1340144v1, whole genome shotgun sequence genome:
- the LOC119989490 gene encoding uncharacterized protein LOC119989490: MQEGRAYTRTPLSLLSASDCPISREEASSAPRRENLSANPIERLDIFSNFALFSDEDRDRDLDNLSPYSIFKMLLRYIWERQRSPSELEAERLRKIRVLMRLHAIVFKGIWHLLLRRLIIFYFRRSIMCGKLILLEENMFC; the protein is encoded by the exons ATGCAAGAAGGCAGAGCCTATACTCGGACGCCGCTGTCCTTACTCTCGGCCTCCGATTGTCCGATCTCAAGGGAAGAAGCCTCTTCCGCCCCTCGTCGTGAGAATTTATCGGCAAATCCTATCGAGAGACTAGATATTTTCTCCAATTTCGCTTTGTTTTCAGATGAAGATCGCGATCGTGATCTTGATAATCTATCTCCCTACTCCATCTTCAAGATGCTCTTGAGATATATTTGGGAACGCCAACGGAGCCCTAGCGAGCTGGAGGCCGAGAGGCTTAGGAAAATTCGTGTCTTGATGA GACTTCATGCTATTGTCTTCAAAGGAATTTGGCATTTGTTGCTAAGAAGATTGATAATATTTTACTTCAGGCGCTCGATAATGTGTGGGAAACTCATTCTACTGGAGGAAAACATGTTTTGTTAA
- the LOC119989489 gene encoding glycine-rich RNA-binding protein 4, mitochondrial, producing MSGRAATVSFSIPIYATPLRYRTKFNSLNLRACLNEYPLASRIMIKNLSYSTTEGTLQSEFSNFGQIAEVKLVKDEATKKSKGYAFIQYTCQDDAILALENMDQEEFDGRMLHIEIAKPVRSSFKGYPITSGPPPKTQRFPEQDEVADCWY from the exons ATGAGTGGCAGAGCTGCAACCGTCTCTTTCTCTATACCCATCTACGCCACGCCTCTCAGATACCGTACAAAGTTTAATTCTCTGAATTTGAGAGCATGCCTCAATGAATATCCTCTCGCAAGCAGAATCATGATTAAAA ATTTATCATATTCTACTACTGAAGGTACTCTGCAGTCGGAATTTTCTAATTTCGGCCAGATAGCTGAAG TTAAGCTTGTCAAAGATGAGGCCACAAAAAAGTCCAAAGGATATGCATTTATTCAATACACTTGTCAAGATGATGCCATCCTTGCCCTTGAGAATATGGATCAGGAG GAATTTGATGGTAGGATGCTTCATATTGAAATTGCCAAACCTGTGAGGAGCAGTTTTAAAGGGTATCCAATAACCTCAGGGCCGCCACCGAAGACGCAGCGTTTTCCGGAGCAAGATGAGGTCGCAGATTGCTGGTactga
- the LOC119988539 gene encoding choline-phosphate cytidylyltransferase 1-like isoform X1, with translation MKEEKGLNAEPATERPVRVYADGIYDLFHFGHARSLEQAKKLFPNTYLLVGSCNDEVTHKYKGKTVMTDKERCESLRHCRWVDEVIPDAPWVITSEFLDKHQIDYVAHDSLPYADASGAGKDVYEFVKSLGKFWETKRTDGISTSDVIMRILKDYNQYVMRNLDRGYTRKELGVSYVREKRLKVNMGLKRLRDKLKEQQEKVGQKVATIVMVRQIQIVAKTAELHHNEWVENADRLVVGFLEMFEEGCYKMGTAIKERIKKRLRGPQLIGFVFDKAECDGFFCDDESGEEYYDDADKW, from the exons atgaaggaagagaagggactGAACGCGGAGCCGGCGACGGAGCGTCCGGTTAGAGTATATGCAGATGGAATTTACGATCTCTTCCACTTCGGTCACGCCCGTTCTCTCGAGCAAGCCAAGAAACT GTTTCCAAACACATATCTTCTTGTTGGATCCTGCAATGATGAAGTCACCCATAAGTACAAGGGCAAGACTGTTATGACTGATAAAGAGCGCTGTGAATCGCTTCGTCACTGCAG ATGGGTTGATGAAGTTATCCCTGATGCACCTTGGGTGATCACGTCGGAGTTCCTTGACAAGCATCAGATTGACTATGTGGCTCACGACTCTCTTCC CTATGCTGATGCAAGTGGAGCTGGCAAGGATGTCTATGAATTT GTCAAGTCCCTTGGAAAATTTTGGGAAACAAAACGGACTGATGGGATCTCTACATCAGATGTTATAATGAGGATTCTTAAAGACTATAACCAGTACGTGATGCGTAACTTGGACCGCGGATATACTAGGAAGGAACTAGGTGTTAGCTATGTGAGG GAAAAGCGGTTGAAGGTGAACATGGGACTTAAAAGGTTGCGTGACAAATTGAAGGAACAGCAAGAGAAAGTGGGTCAAAAG GTAGCAACTATTGTCATGGTCAGGCAG ATACAAATAGTAGCAAAAACTGCTGAACTGCATCATAATGAATGGGTGGAGAATGCTGATCGATTGGTTGTTGGGTTTCTTGAGATGTTTGAGGAAGGCTGCTATAAAATG GGAACGGCAATCAAGGAACGAATCAAAAAGCGATTGAGAGGGCCACAGCTTATAGGGTTTGTATTCGATAAAGCAGAGTGTGATGGTTTTTTCTGTGATGATGAGAGTGGAGAAGAATATTATGATGATGCTGACAAATGGTAA
- the LOC119988539 gene encoding choline-phosphate cytidylyltransferase 1-like isoform X2 has translation MKEEKGLNAEPATERPVRVYADGIYDLFHFGHARSLEQAKKLFPNTYLLVGSCNDEVTHKYKGKTVMTDKERCESLRHCRWVDEVIPDAPWVITSEFLDKHQIDYVAHDSLPYADASGAGKDVYEFVKSLGKFWETKRTDGISTSDVIMRILKDYNQYVMRNLDRGYTRKELGVSYVREKRLKVNMGLKRLRDKLKEQQEKVGQKIQIVAKTAELHHNEWVENADRLVVGFLEMFEEGCYKMGTAIKERIKKRLRGPQLIGFVFDKAECDGFFCDDESGEEYYDDADKW, from the exons atgaaggaagagaagggactGAACGCGGAGCCGGCGACGGAGCGTCCGGTTAGAGTATATGCAGATGGAATTTACGATCTCTTCCACTTCGGTCACGCCCGTTCTCTCGAGCAAGCCAAGAAACT GTTTCCAAACACATATCTTCTTGTTGGATCCTGCAATGATGAAGTCACCCATAAGTACAAGGGCAAGACTGTTATGACTGATAAAGAGCGCTGTGAATCGCTTCGTCACTGCAG ATGGGTTGATGAAGTTATCCCTGATGCACCTTGGGTGATCACGTCGGAGTTCCTTGACAAGCATCAGATTGACTATGTGGCTCACGACTCTCTTCC CTATGCTGATGCAAGTGGAGCTGGCAAGGATGTCTATGAATTT GTCAAGTCCCTTGGAAAATTTTGGGAAACAAAACGGACTGATGGGATCTCTACATCAGATGTTATAATGAGGATTCTTAAAGACTATAACCAGTACGTGATGCGTAACTTGGACCGCGGATATACTAGGAAGGAACTAGGTGTTAGCTATGTGAGG GAAAAGCGGTTGAAGGTGAACATGGGACTTAAAAGGTTGCGTGACAAATTGAAGGAACAGCAAGAGAAAGTGGGTCAAAAG ATACAAATAGTAGCAAAAACTGCTGAACTGCATCATAATGAATGGGTGGAGAATGCTGATCGATTGGTTGTTGGGTTTCTTGAGATGTTTGAGGAAGGCTGCTATAAAATG GGAACGGCAATCAAGGAACGAATCAAAAAGCGATTGAGAGGGCCACAGCTTATAGGGTTTGTATTCGATAAAGCAGAGTGTGATGGTTTTTTCTGTGATGATGAGAGTGGAGAAGAATATTATGATGATGCTGACAAATGGTAA
- the LOC119990163 gene encoding RING-H2 finger protein ATL74-like: MAQPSPSPNLSPSLSTIPCHESQHHQAIDFNVMVIVAAVLCALVCALGLNSTLQCVFQCAHRALTGPVEWMASRRLNSGLKKKEMVALPTSTYASNSSSPSSISGCAICLTEFSEGDQIRVLPKCNHRFHVVCIDKWLFSHSSCPTCRHRLKSIDSVSVPSLDEIITAS; encoded by the coding sequence ATGGCTcaaccatctccatctccaaacTTGAGTCCTTCCTTGAGCACCATTCCTTGCCATGAATCACAACATCACCAAGCCATTGATTTCAATGTCATGGTTATTGTGGCTGCTGTGTTATGTGCCTTAGTTTGTGCACTAGGCCTTAACTCTACATTACAATGTGTGTTTCAATGTGCACACCGCGCGCTAACTGGGCCGGTGGAATGGATGGCCTCGCGGAGACTAAATTCTGGGCTTAAGAAGAAGGAAATGGTAGCTTTGCCTACATCAACTTATGCAAGCAATTCTAGTTCACCATCGTCCATTTCAGGCTGTGCCATCTGCCTAACGGAGTTTTCAGAGGGAGACCAAATACGAGTACTACCCAAATGCAACCATCGTTTTCATGTTGTTTGCATTGATAAGTGGCTGTTCTCTCACTCTTCCTGTCCTACTTGCCGGCATCGGCTCAAATCTATCGACTCTGTGTCTGTGCCTTCTCTGGATGAGATTATCACTGCCTCGTGA
- the LOC119987998 gene encoding polygalacturonase QRT3: MGVLWVLLLLLLQGTICSTRQEKLTNLLAKFQETAPPQPQPLSTAPSNSQDKKIGRVIYPIGYGADASGANESSDAILNAVNDAFEVQKGLDLLPGVNDLGGVVIDFQGGNYKISKPIRFPASGGANVVVKSGTLRASNTFPGDRHLIELWSPNSNPVPQKSTVHLDQKQNGGVGIYYEDITFRDILFDSSFRGGGIFIIDSARIRINNCFFIHFSTDGILVHKGHETFISNCFLGQHPTVGGDPGERDFTGTAIDLASNDNAITDVAIFSAAIGVLLRGQANIVTGVHCYNKATYFGGVGILVRQGAALTRLDNCYLDYNAVVMEDPVQVHVTNGFFLGDGNVVLKSIGGKISGVNVVNCMFSGNPNNKVPIVSIDGRFSKIDQVVIDNNNVNGMSLKSTVGRLSVAGNGKKWVADFSPVLLFPDRIKHFQHSYLVQGTPAGSAVLVATSVSNNTVVVESNTVVNAVVSVVVDQYNMVGE, translated from the exons ATGGGAGTCTTATGGGTTCTTTTATTACTGTTGTTACAAGGAACAATTTGTTCCACCAGACAAGAAAAGCTAACAAATCTTCTTGCAAAGTTTCAAGAGACTGCTCCTCCACAACCACAACCACTCTCCACGGCCCCTTCAAACTCACAGGACAAGAAG ATAGGGAGAGTGATATATCCAATTGGGTATGGAGCAGACGCAAGTGGTGCAAATGAGAGCAGTGATGCCATATTGAATGCTGTCAATGATGCATTTGAAGTGCAAAAAGGGCTTGACTTGCTTCCTGGTGTTAATGATTTGGGCGGCGTTGTGATTGACTTTCAAGGTGGAAACTATAAGATCAGCAAGCCCATCAGGTTCCCTGCTTCTGGTGGTGCCAATGTTGTG GTAAAATCAGGGACATTGCGCGCTTCAAACACATTTCCTGGCGACCGGCATCTAATTGAACTATGGTCACCAAATTCTAATCCAGTACCACAAAAATCCACAGTCCATCTTGATCAAAAGCAGAATGGAGGTGTTGGTATCTACTATGAGGACATTACATTCCGCGACATCCTCTTCGATTCAAGCTTCCGCGGTGGTGGCATTTTCATTATCGATTCAGCGAGAATCCGCATAAACAACTGCTTCTTCATTCACTTCTCAACTGATGGAATTTTAGTCCACAAAGGCCATGAGACCTTCATATCAAATTGCTTCCTAGGGCAACATCCAACCGTTGGGGGAGATCCTGGCGAACGAGACTTCACAGGCACAGCCATTGATCTTGCTAGCAACGATAACGCAATCACTGATGTTGCTATATTTTCTGCAGCCATTGGAGTCCTATTGAGAGGTCAAGCTAATATAGTCACAGGGGTACATTGTTACAACAAGGCAACATATTTTGGTGGCGTAGGAATTCTGGTCAGACAAGGTGCAGCATTGACTAGGTTAGACAATTGTTACTTAGACTACAATGCTGTAGTCATGGAAGACCCAGTTCAAGTTCATGTCACTAATGGGTTTTTCTTAGGAGATGGAAATGTAGTGTTGAAGTCAATTGGTGGGAAAATTTCAGGAGTAAATGTAGTGAATTGTATGTTCAGTGGGAACCCTAACAACAAGGTTCCAATAGTAAGCATTGATGGGAGATTTAGCAAAATTGATCAAGTAGTGATTGACAATAACAATGTTAATGGTATGAGCTTGAAATCAACGGTGGGGAGACTATCGGTGGCCGGAAATGGGAAGAAGTGGGTGGCTGATTTTTCACCGGTGTTACTGTTCCCCGATCGGATTAAACATTTTCAGCACTCATATCTGGTTCAAGGGACTCCTGCTGGTTCTGCTGTTCTTGTAGCAACTAGTGTTTCAAATAATACTGTGGTTGTGGAGAGTAATACAGTAGTTAATGCAGTGGTTTCTGTAGTTGTTGATCAATACAACATGGTAGGAGAGTAA
- the LOC119988210 gene encoding polygalacturonase QRT3, producing the protein MERNPLVFLMIVGFANLIFIHVYGEDSQEGLLLDGRYREQIRKMQAFKASFVRHDSVPSTSPSPNLAPAPAPRSAIRPHEYRVTSYGADPTGETDSTEALMKAVADAFGGPKVGFLMEGISNLGGARINLEGGNYMIRRPLRMPEAGTGNFVIHGGTIRASDDFPTDGYLIDLSASSGSQNEESKASNNTDAQLSSSSPYNYEYVTLKDLMLDCNHRGGGISIINSLRTSIDNCYIAHFTSNGILVQGGHEAYIRNSFLGQQITAGGDKGERNFSGTAINLMGNDNAVTDVVIFSAAVGVMISGQANTLSGVHCYNKATGFGGTGIYLKLPGLTQTRIVNCYMDYTGIVAEDPVQLHISSSFFLGDAFILLKSINGVAKGVNIVDNMFCGYNKGIEIVQLDESKGPFKQIDQVVIDRNNVRGMNMKSTAARGSLQANGSSWTIDFSPILLFPNLINHVQYTFSSNGSGLFPNHALRNVSQNRVLIESDVAVPATVFVTVDQGVAS; encoded by the exons ATGGAAAGAAATCCTCTTGTATTTCTTATGATTGTAGGATTCgctaatttgatatttattcatGTTTATGGAGAGGATTCTCAAGAGGGTCTTCTTCTGGATGGTCGTTATAGAGAACAAATACGAAAAATGCAAGCTTTTAAGGCCTCATTTGTGCGACATGATTCGGTTCCCTCAACCTCTCCTTCCCCAAACCTAGCCCCAGCACCAGCACCTCGG AGTGCGATTAGGCCACATGAATATCGTGTGACATCATATGGAGCAGATCCTACAGGAGAAACAGACAGCACTGAAGCACTTATGAAGGCAGTAGCAGACGCATTTGGTGGTCCAAAAGTTGGGTTCTTGATGGAAGGCATCAGTAATCTTGGAGGTGCACGGATCAATCTTGAAGGTGGCAATTACATGATTAGACGGCCCCTCCGAATGCCAGAGGCCGGAACTGGGAATTTTGTG ATTCATGGAGGGACAATACGAGCATCGGATGATTTTCCAACAGATGGGTATTTGATTGATTTGTCAGCTTCCTCAGGTAGccaaaatgaagaaagtaaagCTAGCAATAACACTGATGCACAACTTTCCTCCTCTTCCCCGTATAACTACGAGTACGTAACCCTCAAAGACCTCATGTTGGACTGCAACCACAGAGGTGGAGGCATTAGTATCATAAACTCACTTAGGACTAGCATAGACAACTGTTACATTGCCCATTTCACTTCCAATGGAATTTTAGTCCAAGGAGGTCATGAAGCCTACATCAGAAACTCCTTCCTAGGCCAACAAATCACCGCTGGCGGTGATAAAGGCGAAAGAAACTTCTCTGGTACCGCAATTAACTTAATGGGAAACGACAATGCTGTCACGGATGTGGTGATATTTTCTGCTGCTGTAGGTGTGATGATTTCAGGGCAGGCTAACACACTTTCTGGTGTACATTGCTATAATAAAGCTACTGGGTTTGGTGGTACTGGTATTTATCTGAAGCTGCCTGGTTTGACACAAACCCGGATTGTGAATTGTTACATGGACTACACTGGTATTGTTGCGGAAGACCCGGTTCAGCTTCATATCTCTAGCAGCTTTTTCCTTGGGGATGCATTCATCCTCTTGAAATCAATAAATGGGGTTGCGAAAGGTGTCAATATTGTTGATAACATGTTTTGTGGCTACAATAAGGGGATTGAAATTGTTCAATTGGATGAATCCAAAGGGCCTTTCAAGCAAATTGATCAAGTTGTGATTGATAGGAACAATGTGAGGGGGATGAACATGAAATCAACTGCAGCCAGGGGTTCACTACAAGCAAATGGGAGCTCATGGACCATTGATTTTAGTCCTATCCTATTATTCCCCAACCTCATTAACCATGTCCAGTACACATTTAGCTCAAATGGCAGCGGTTTATTCCCTAACCACGCCTTGAGGAATGTGTCTCAAAATCGGGTTCTGATCGAGTCGGATGTTGCAGTACCTGCAACTGTCTTTGTTACTGTTGATCAAGGGGTAGCAAGCTGA
- the LOC119988211 gene encoding allantoate deiminase 2-like, with protein sequence MAITDPIPRFSLNQNFSSWRLFYCLSLYLIISSAVVYAEDAEGISSDLYEEVLKSEAVARLYELGKVSDADDYLERTFLSPASVRAGNLIREWMEDAGLRTWVDYMGNVHGRVEGMNKTAEALLIGSHLDTVVDAGIYDGSLGIISAISALKFLKRDGQLGKLQRPVEVIAFSDEEGVRFQSTFLGSAAIAGSLPVSALNISDKRGLTLQDVLKENDIKITEEKLVELKYEPLSVWGYIEVHIEQGPVLEWAGYPLGVVKGIAGQSRLKVIVKGSQGHAGTVPMSLRQDPMAAAAELILLLESLCKHPEEFLSYDHHCNDIVVESLSKSLVCTVGEISTWPSASNVIPGQVTFTVDIRAMEDIGREAIIYELSNQMYQICEKRSVSCIIERMHDANAVNCDSELMLRLKDSANAALERLTGETQDEVPILMSGAGHDAMAISHLTKVGMLFVRCRGGVSHSPAEHVLDDDIFAAGLAIVEFLESQM encoded by the exons ATGGCGATTACTGACCCAATACCACGTTTCTCCCTCAACCAAAACTTCAGTTCATGGAGACTCTTCTACTGTTTATCGCTCTATCTGATAATATCGAGTGCTGTAGTCTATGCGGAAGATGCAGAAGGGATAAGCAGCGATTTGTATGAGGAAGTCTTGAAGTCTGAGGCTGTGGCAAGACTATATGAACTTGGAAAG GTTAGTGATGCTGATGACTATCTTGAGAGGACATTCTTGAGCCCAGCTTCTGTGAGGGCAGGAAATCTTATTCGTGAGTGGATGGAGGATGCCGGTTTGAGAAC GTGGGTGGATTATATGGGTAATGTACATGGCCGAGTTGAGGGGATGAATAAAACGGCTGAGGCTCTGCTAATTGGTTCCCATTTG GACACTGTTGTTGATGCTGGGATATATGATGGATCATTAGGTATAATCTCTGCAATATCTGCATTGAAGTTTTTGAAAAGAGACGGACAATTAGGAAAACTACAACGGCCAGTTGAG GTTATTGCTTTTAGTGATGAGGAGGGAGTGAGGTTTCAGTCTACTTTCTTAGGCAGTGCTGCTATAGCAGGGAGTTTGCCAGTTTCGGCTTTGAATATATCTGATAAAAG gGGTTTAACACTTCAAGACGTTCTAAAGGAGAATGACATCAAAATTACGGAAGAGAAGTTAGTAGAACTCAAATATGAGCCACTGTCTGTTTGGGGGTACATCGAG GTTCACATCGAACAAGGACCTGTCCTAGAGTGGGCTGGTTATCCGCTGGGTGTGGTTAAAGGCATAGCTGGACAGAGTCGACTAAAG GTCATAGTGAAGGGTTCACAAGGGCATGCTGGAACAGTACCAATGTCCTTGCGTCAGGATCCAatggctgctgctgctgaattAATTCTACTCTTGGAGAGTCTCTGTAAACATCCTGAGGAATTTCTTTCTTATGATCATCATTGCAATGATATCGTAGTGGAATCACTTTCCAAATCCCTTGTTTGCACTGTCGGAGAGATATCGACATGGCCAAGTGCAAGTAATGTCATTCCGGGCCAG GTAACATTTACTGTTGACATACGTGCAATGGAAGACATTGGACGTGAGGCTATTATTTATGAACTATCAAATCAAATGTATCAAATTTGCGAGAAGCGTTCTGTATCTTGCATTATTGAGCGTATG CATGATGCAAATGCTGTAAATTGTGATTCCGAATTAATGTTACGGCTGAAGGACTCAGCTAATGCTGCACTAGAGAGATTGACCGGGGAGACGCAAGATGAGGTTCCCATATTAATGAGCGGAGCAGGGCATGATGCAATGGCCATTTCTCATCTCACCAAG GTTGGAATGCTATTTGTCCGCTGTCGTGGAGGCGTAAGCCACTCCCCTGCCGAACATGTATTGGATGACGATATTTTCGCTGCTGGTCTGGCAATTGTGGAATTTCTAGAGTCCCAAATGTAA
- the LOC119987634 gene encoding zinc transporter 1-like: MIMLNIMFYLLCFLCFPLIVSSDCEQETKFNDTHKALKYKLAAISSILIASAVGISLPILAKKIKILHPANDIFFLIKAFAAGVILSTGFVHIQPDAVDAFTNPCIGQAPWGDFPLSGFIAMVSAMATMMIDAFATSYYKRLHFNGKVNGDEEMQGEHDGNVHVHTHATHGHSHGSALVSENSEAVDHLRHRVISQVLELGIVIHSVIIGISLGASGSAKTIKALVAALTFHQFFEGMGLGGCIAQAKFKSRAIAIMVLFFSVTTPIGIGIGIGVSKTYNENSPAALIVEGTFNSASAGILIYMALVDLLAADFMNPRLQSNLKLLLGACISLLLGSGCMSLFAKWA, encoded by the exons ATGATTATGCTTAATATCATGTTTTATCTACTCTGTTTCCTCTGTTTCCCTCTGATTGTGTCTTCGGATTGTGAGCAAGAAACCAAATTTAATGACACTCACAAAGCACTCAAGTACAAACTAGCAGCAATTTCATCGATCTTGATAGCAAGTGCAGTTGGGATTTCTCTCCCAATCTTGGCAAAGAAAATCAAGATCTTACATCCCGCGAACGATATATTCTTCCTAATTAAGGCTTTCGCTGCTGGAGTGATTCTCTCAACTGGGTTTGTTCACATACAACCAGATGCTGTAGATGCCTTCACAAACCCTTGTATTGGTCAAGCTCCCTGGGGAGACTTCCCTCTCAGTGGCTTCATCGCCATGGTTTCTGCAATGGCAACGATGATGATCGACGCGTTTGCGACAAGCTATTATAAAAGATTGCATTTTAATGGAAAGGTTAATGGAGATGAGGAGATGCAAGGAGAGCATGATGGGAATGTGCATGTCCACACACATGCCACGCATGGTCATTCCCATGGTTCTGCTTTGGTATCAGAGAATTCCGAGGCTGTTGATCATCTAAGGCATCGAGTTATTTCTCAG GTTTTGGAATTGGGAATAGTTATTCACTCAGTAATTATTGGGATCTCATTGGGTGCTTCTGGTAGTGCAAAAACAATCAAAGCACTTGTAGCAGCATTGACCTTCCATCAATTTTTTGAAGGGATGGGTCTTGGTGGCTGTATTGCGcag GCCAAATTCAAGTCAAGAGCCATTGCAATAATGGTATTGTTTTTCTCTGTCACAACCCCAATTGGCATAGGAATTGGAATAGGAGTATCAAAGACATACAATGAAAATAGCCCTGCAGCATTGATTGTGGAGGGGACATTCAATTCTGCTTCTGCAGGGATTTTGATTTACATGGCACTCGTTGATCTGCTTGCAGCAGATTTCATGAACCCTAGATTGCAATCCAATTTGAAGTTGCTTCTTGGAGCCTGCATTTCACTTCTTTTGGGTTCCGGTTGTATGTCCCTTTTTGCTAAATGGGCATAG
- the LOC119987635 gene encoding putative pre-16S rRNA nuclease, producing MKYVKPLNLFRELLKTKGLERGRLLGLDVGDKYVGLAVSDPHNKIASPLSVLLRKKSTIDLTVCDFQNLISELSLEGFVVGFPFDRQRIPRDAVQIKLFIDDICKTGELEGVKYTYWDECFTSKNVELLLKPLHLHPVQSKTIVDKFAAVGILQGYLDFVNGKITSNAAD from the exons atgaAGTACGTAAAGCCCTTAAACTTGTTCCGGGAATTGCTGAAGACTAAAGGATTAGAGCGAGGACGGTTGCTGGGTCTAGATGTGGGTGATAAGTATGTTGGGCTAGCTGTTTCGGATCCTCATAACAAAATTGCTTCACCTTTAAG TGTTCTGCTTAGGAAGAAATCAACTATTGATTTGACAGTTTGTGATTTTCAAAATCTG ATTTCTGAGCTTTCTTTAGAGGGGTTTGTCGTTGGCTTTCCTTTTGATAGGCAAAGGATCCCTCGAGAT GCTGTTCAAATAAAGCTTTTCATCGATGACATTTGCAAAACTGGAGAACTTGAAGGCGTAAAATATACGTATTGGGACGAGTGCTTCACATCAAAG AATGTGGAATTACTGTTGAAGCCTTTGCATTTGCATCCTGTTCAGTCAAAAACAATAGTTGACAAATTTGCAGCTGTGGGGATACTCCAG GGTTACTTGGATTTTGTTAACGGGAAGATCACGTCGAACGCAGCAGACTAG